In one Lolium rigidum isolate FL_2022 chromosome 3, APGP_CSIRO_Lrig_0.1, whole genome shotgun sequence genomic region, the following are encoded:
- the LOC124694697 gene encoding peroxidase 44-like, with product MDACRLLLLLLLGFLAAVAPLASAQLSPEFYKDSCPDAEKIVAAVIEKKLKEDPGTAAGLLRLIFHDCFANGCDASILIDPLSNQSAEKEAGPNISVRGFEVIDEAKKELEAKCPNTVSCADIVVLSARDSIHLAGGPAYKVQMGRRDSLVSNREEADNNLPGPDIPVPKLVSEFLSRGFTAEEMVVLLAGGHSIGKVRCIFIEPDATPMDSGYQASISKLCDGPNRDTGFVNMDEHNPDSIDGTYFANVIAKKMPLTIDRLLGIDSKTTPIIKDMLNKPDDFLPSFAKAMEKLSELKVITGKDGEIRKTCSEFNNPMPATGGSVIRISSANPEDLEGLSSGGKEVSGIVSQGSKDPLPEAKVVDGHRKKVAGRHHKLRGDSS from the exons ATGGACGCctgtcgcctcctcctcctcctcctcctcggcttcctcgccgccgtcgcgcccCTGGCCTCCGCCCAGCTCTCCCCCGAGTTCTACAAGGACTCCTGCCCGGACGCCGAGAAGATCGTCGCCGCCGTCATCGAGAAGAAGCTCAAGGAAGACCCCGgcaccgccgccggcctcctccgtcTCATCTTCCACGACTGCTTCGCCAAT GGCTGCGACGCGTCCATCCTGATCGACCCTCTCTCCAACCAAAgcgcggagaaggaggccgggcccAACATCTCGGTGCGCGGCTTCGAGGTCATCGACGAGGCCAAGAAGGAGCTGGAGGCCAAGTGCCCCAACACcgtctcctgcgccgacatcGTCGTCCTCAGCGCCCGCGACTCCATCCACCTCGCCGGCGGCCCCGCCTACAAGGTGCAAATGGGCCGCCGCGACTCGCTCGTCTCCAACCGCGAGGAGGCCGACAACAACCTGCCCGGCCCGGACATCCCCGTCCCCAAGCTCGTGTCCGAGTTCCTCTCCAGGGGCTTCACTGCCGAGGAGATGGTGGTGCTCCTCGCCGGAGGCCACAGCATCGGCAAGGTCAGGTGCATCTTCATCGAGCCCGACGCCACGCCCATGGACTCGGGCTACCAGGCCAGCATCAGCAAGCTCTGCGACGGGCCCAACCGGGACACGGGATTCGTCAACATGGACGAGCACAACCCCGACTCCATCGACGGCACCTACTTCGCCAACGTCATCGCCAAGAAGATGCCGCTCACCATCGACCGTCTCCTGGGGATCGACTCCAAGACCACGCCCATCATCAAGGACATGCTCAACAAGCCCGACGACTTCCTGCCCTCCTTCGCCAAGGCCATGGAGAAGCTCAGCGAGCTCAAGGTCATCACCGGCAAGGACGGGGAGATCAGAAAGACATGCTCCGAGTTCAACAACCCCATGCCCGCCACCGGGGGCTCGGTCATACGGATCAGCTCCGCCAACCCCGAGGACCTCGAGGGGTTGTCCTCCGGAGGGAAGGAGGTGTCCGGCATCGTCTCGCAGGGCTCCAAGGACCCCCTGCCGGAGGCCAAGGTCGTCGACGGGCACCGCAAGAAGGTGGCCGGCAGGCACCACAAGCTCCGCGGAGACAGCTCCTAG
- the LOC124701461 gene encoding transcription factor-like protein DPB, with translation MVSGMSHRPDDAASGVPHQPSGAGTPLATPPPSHSASTSGGSAGSPSRSDHNGPSSTAAAGTGPPPAAVTASTPASDGTTSLRLNNLDINGDDAPSSQPPVSIIKKKKRRAASIGPDKGGRGLRQFSMKVCEKVESKGRTTYNEVADELVAEFSDPNNNIEAPDPDNPNAQQYDEKNIRRRVYDALNVLMAMEIISKDKKEIQWKGLPRTSVNDIEELQTELVGLKGRIEKKSAYLQELQDQYLGMQNLVLRNEELYGSGTTPSGGVALPFILIQTRPHAMVEVEISEDMQLVHFDFNSTPFELHDDSYVIKALNSSGKEQNHVTPEPRSNGCEGSSMPDIYRNHVQQSAMANNGTTRLPSSPPVPGILKGRVKHEHQF, from the exons ATGGTCTCCGGCATGTCCCACCGCCCCGACGACGCCGCCTCCGGCGTCCCGCACCAGCCGTCCGGCGCGGGGACGCccctcgccacgccgccgccctcGCACTCCGCCTCCACCAGCGGCGGGAGCGCCGGCTCCCCGTCCCGCAGCGACCACAACGgcccctcctccaccgccgccgccggcacgggCCCGCCCCCCGCCGCCGTGACGGCATCCACCCCCGCCAGCGACGGCACCACCTCCCTCCGCCTCAACAACCTCGACATCAACGGCGACGACGCGCCCTCCTCGCAGCCTCCCGTCAG CatcatcaagaagaagaagaggagagcggCATCGATTGGTCCTGATAAAGGTGGCCGGGGACTGCGACAGTTCAGTATGAAAG TTTGCGAGAAAGTTGAAAGCAAAGGCAGAACAACATATAATGAG GTTGCAGATGAACTTGTTGCTGAGTTCTCAGATCCCAATAACAACATTGAAGCGCCAGATCCTGATAACCCCAATGCA CAACAATATGATGAGAAAAATATACGAAGAAGGGTTTATGACGCACTGAATGTTCTAATGGCTATGGAGATTATATCTAAAGATAAGAAGGAAATACAATGGAAAGGCTTGCCTCGGACTAGTGTAAATGATATTGAAGAATTGCAG ACGGAGCTCGTTGGACTGAAAGGTAGGATTGAGAAGAAAAGTGCTTACTTGCAGGAGCTACAAGACCAA TATCTAGGTATGCAAAACTTAGTACTCCGAAATGAGGAGCTGTATGGTTCAGGAACCACTCCTTCGGGTGGAGTGGCCTTGCCATTCATACTTATCCAG ACTCGGCCCCATGCAATGGTGGAAGTTGAGATATCAGAAGATATGCAACTGGTGCATTTTGACTTTAATAG CACTCCATTTGAGTTGCATGACGACTCATATGTGATAAAAGCACTGAACTCCAGTGGGAAAGAACAGAATCATGTTACTCCAGAGCCAAGATCAAATGGTTGCGAGGGCTCAAGCATGCCAGATATTTATCGAAATCATGTACAACAATCTGCAATGGCAAATAACGGTACAACCAGATTACCAAGCTCTCCCCCTGTTCCAGGCATACTGAAAGGGCGAGTGAAGCATGAGCATCAGTTCTAG